In one Musa acuminata AAA Group cultivar baxijiao chromosome BXJ2-5, Cavendish_Baxijiao_AAA, whole genome shotgun sequence genomic region, the following are encoded:
- the LOC135612480 gene encoding uncharacterized protein LOC135612480, giving the protein MRFVMEFAENLILRMMEDPRKRDEAQRKHIYEMRERCEKTKANWNLPLRPYGFWTFDRFNAQLRSDPQISQAFGRRDPYDDLLLDEPSDVPPSRSSSK; this is encoded by the coding sequence ATGAGGTTCGTGATGGAATTCGCGGAGAATCTGATCCTGCGGATGATGGAGGACCCTCGGAAGCGGGACGAGGCGCAGCGGAAGCACATCTACGAGATGCGGGAGCGGTGCGAGAAAACAAAGGCCAACTGGAACCTTCCCCTCCGCCCCTACGGCTTCTGGACCTTCGATCGCTTCAACGCCCAGCTGAGAAGCGACCCCCAGATCAGCCAGGCATTCGGCCGCCGCGACCCCTACGACGACCTCCTCCTTGACGAGCCCTCCGATGTCCCTCCCTCCCGCTCGTCCTCTAAATGA
- the LOC135612479 gene encoding LRR receptor-like serine/threonine-protein kinase FEI 1 — translation MERQCTIMVSPWWICCRALSVSASLVCALTFLLHFARALTPDGEALLELKLGFSDSKQLLRSWRPTDPDPCSSWLGVTCHLSDLTVRSINLPYMQLGGIISPSIGRLRRLQRLALHQNSLHGPIPPEIKSCTELRALYLRANYLQGSIPPEIGELVHLTILDLSSNLLRGAIPPSIGHLSELRFLNLSTNFFSGEIPTVGVLGNFRNTSFVGNLELCGLPIQKICRGTLGFPAVLPHADTFASSGISSITQKRSSRFLNGIIIGAVTTMALALVAILGFLWICLLSRKGRFTGNYVKVDEDLVQDAGTKLITFHGNLPYSSQEIINKLELLNEDDVIGSGGFGTVYKMVMDDNSVFAVKKIDRNREGSDQIFERELETLGSIKHINLVDLRGYCRLPSARLLICDHLALGSLDQYLHENSDEEQPLNWNARMKIALGSARGLAYLHHDCTPRIVHMDIKSSNILLDRSLEPHVSDFGLAKLLVDGDARITTVVAGTFGYLAPEYLQNGRATEKSDVYSFGVLLLELVTGKRPTDPSFVRRGLNIVGWLNTLGEGHRLEEIVDEHCSNVDAEAVEAILDIATMCTDADPEDRPTMSRVLQMLEEEIMSPCLSDLYESNMYI, via the exons ATGGAGAGGCAATGCACCATCATGGTAAGCCCATGGTGGATCTGTTGTCGCGCCCTGTCAGTCTCAGCTTCACTCGTTTGTGCTCTCACCTTCCTACTCCACTTCGCTCGCGCCTTGACTCCTGATG GGGAAGCTCTGCTGGAACTCAAGCTGGGCTTCAGCGACTCCAAGCAGCTGCTGCGGAGCTGGCGGCCCACCGATCCTGACCCCTGCTCCTCCTGGCTCGGCGTCACCTGCCACCTCTCCGACCTCACCGTCCGCTCCat TAACTTGCCCTACATGCAGCTCGGCGGCATCATCTCCCCCAGCATCGGTCGGCTCCGAAGGCTTCAGAGGCT GGCGTTGCATCAGAACAGCTTGCACGGGCCCATTCCACCTGAGATCAAGAGCTGCACTGAGCTCAGAGCACT GTATCTGAGAGCTAATTACCTTCAAGGAAGCATTCCACCTGAGATAGGAGAACTTGTGCACCTCACCATCCT GGATTTGTCGAGTAATCTGTTGAGGGGTGCGATTCCTCCGTCTATCGGTCATCTGTCTGAACTGCGCTTTCT AAATCTATCAACCAACTTCTTCTCTGGTGAAATTCCAACTGTTGGAGTCCTTGGAAATTTCAGAAACACTTC GTTTGTCGGGAATCTAGAACTGTGTGGCTTGCCAATTCAAAAAATTTGTCGTGGTACATTGGGCTTTCCTGCAGTGCTACCACATGCCGATACTTTTGCTTCTTCAG GAATCTCATCGATCACACAGAAAAGATCATCACGTTTTCTGAATGGAATTATAATTGGTGCTGTGACTACCATGGCCCTTGCCTTAGTTGCAATCCTTGGATTCCTTTGGATCTGCTTGTTATCAAGAAAGGGAAGATTTACTGGGAACTATGTAAAAGTTGATGAAGATCTTGTTCAAGATGCCG GCACCAAGCTCATCACTTTCCACGGAAACCTCCCATATTCATCCCAGGAAATCATAAATAAGCTGGAGCTACTCAATGAAGACGATGTAATTGGCTCTGGAGGATTTGGTACAGTCTACAAGATGGTAATGGATGATAATAGTGTTTTTGCTGTGAAAAAGATCGATCGCAACCGTGAAGGATCCGATCAAATTTTTGAGAGGGAGCTCGAGACATTGGGCAGCATCAAACACATTAACCTTGTCGATCTTCGAGGCTATTGCAGGCTCCCATCTGCAAGGCTTCTCATTTGTGATCACTTGGCCTTGGGGAGTCTAGACCAGTATCTTCATG AAAATAGTGATGAAGAACAACCCTTGAATTGGAACGCACGTATGAAGATTGCTCTTGGCTCCGCAAGAGGATTGGCATACTTGCACCATGACTGCACTCCCAGGATCGTTCACATGGATATCAAATCCAGTAACATTTTACTTGATAGAAGCCTGGAGCCTCATGTATCTGATTTCGGTCTTGCCAAGCTGCTCGTAGACGGTGATGCACGTATCACTACAGTAGTTGCTGGTACTTTCGGCTATCTCGCACCTG AGTACCTGCAAAATGGACGTGCAACAGAGAAGTCAGATGTATACTCCTTCGGTGTGCTCCTGTTGGAGTTGGTGACAGGGAAAAGGCCTACAGATCCATCCTTCGTTAGAAGAGGATTGAACATTGTTGGCTGG CTGAATACACTGGGAGAAGGCCATCGTCTGGAGGAAATTGTTGATGAACACTGCAGTAATGTAGATGCCGAAGCAGTAGAAGCAATCCTTGACATAGCAACAATGTGCACAGACGCCGATCCTGAGGACCGCCCTACCATGAGTAGGGTCTTGCAGATGCTCGAGGAAGAGATAATGTCACCCTGCTTGAGTGATCTCTATGAATCTAACATGTATATTTAA